From the genome of Vicia villosa cultivar HV-30 ecotype Madison, WI linkage group LG2, Vvil1.0, whole genome shotgun sequence, one region includes:
- the LOC131647526 gene encoding elongation factor 1-gamma 2-like: MVLDEWKRLYSNTKSNFREVAIKGFWDMYDPEGYSLWFCDYKYQDENTVSFVTLNKVGGFLQRMDLARKYAFGKMLIIGSEPPFKMPVSPGFEKEKVYTYD, translated from the exons ATGGTACTGGATGAATGGAAAAGACTTTACTCAAACACTAAATCCAACTTCAGGGAGGTTGCAATCAAAG GATTTTGGGATATGTATGATCCTGAAGGATACTCTCTCTGGTTCTGTGACTACAAATACCAAGATGAGAACACTGTTTCCTTCGTGACTTTGAACAAGGTTGGTGGATTTCTTCAGCGGATGGATTTGGCCCGCAAGTATGCATTTGGAAAGATGCTTATCATTGGATCTGAGCCACCTTTTAAGATGCCAGTCAGTcccggatttgaaaaagagaaagtaTATACATATGACTAG